Genomic DNA from Sphingobium sp. V4:
GGTCTGGCGCAGCTTCTCGTCGCGCTCGCTCAGCCACAGGCGCGCGGCCTCGCCGGTCAGTGCCTCGATCCGGCGGACGCCCGAGGAGACGGCGCTTTCCGAGACGATCTTGAACAGGGCGATGTCCCCGGTCGCGCGGACATGGGTGCCGCCGCACAGTTCGACCGAATAGCTTTGTTCGTCGCCCCCAACGCCCGGACGCCCCATGGACAGGACGCGGACCTCGTCGCCATATTTCTCGCCGAACAGCGCCATGGCGCCGGCCGCGATGGCGTCATCGGGCGTCATGAGGCGGGTCGTGACCTCTTCATTGTGACGAATTTGCGCGTTCACATCGGCCTCGATCGCGGCGATCTGCGCCGGGGTGAGGGCTTCGGGGTGCGAGAAGTCGAAGCGCAGGCGATCGGGCGCGACCAGGCTGCCCTTCTGCGTGACATGCGCGCCCAGTTCCTTGCGGAGAGCGGCGTGCATCAGATGGGTGGCGCTGTGATTGGCGCGGACGCGATCGCGACGCTCCACATCCACGACCAGGTGGACGGTGTCGCCGATCTTGACGCTGCCCGCCTCGATCGTCGCGCGATGGGCGTGGAGTCGACCGAGCGGCTTGGACGTATCCTCGACCTTCGCGGACAGGCCGGCTTGCGACGTGATGACGCCCGCGTCGCCCATCTGGCCGCCGCTTTCGCCATAGAAAGGCGTCTGGTTGGTGACGATGGTGACGGTGTCGCCAGCGCTCGCGCTGTCGAAGTTCACACCGTCCTTGACGATCGCCAGCACCTCGCCCTCGCCCTCGGTCGAGGAATAGCCGATGAACTCGGTATTGCCGGCCTTTTCAGCGATGTCGAACCAGATTTCGTCCGACGCCTTTTCGCCCGATCCCTTCCAGGCGGCGCGCGCGGCGGCCTTCTGTTCGGCCATGGCGCTGTCGAAACCGGCGCGATCGACGGTCAGGCCGCGCGAGCGCAGCGCGTCCTCGGTCAGGTCATAGGGGAAGCCATAGGTGTCGTAGAGCTTGAACGCGGTCTCGCCGGGCAGCGTGCCGCCTTCGCCAAGGTCGCCGGTCGCTTCGTCGAGCAGACGCAGGCCGTTTTCCAGCGTCTTGCGGAAACGGGTTTCCTCGCGCAGCAGGGTTTCCTCGATCAGCGGCTGGGCGCGGACCAGTTCGGGATAGGCGCCGCCCATTTCGGAGACGAGGCTCGAAACCAGACGATACATCAGCGGGTCTTTCGCCCCGATGATATGGGCGTGCCGCATGGCGCGGCGCATGATCCGGCGCAGGACATAGCCACGGCCTTCGTTCGCAGGCAGCACGCCGTCCGCGATCAGGAAGCTGGTCGAACGCAAATGGTCGGCGATGACGCGATGGCTGGCCTTGTGCTCGCCGTCGGTCGCGGTCTTGCTGAGCGCGCCGCTCTCGGCGATCAGCGCCTTGAACGTGTCGGTATCATAATTGTCGTGAACGCCCTGAAGCACGGCGGCGATGCGCTCCAGCCCCATGCCGGTGTCGATCGAGGGCTTGGGCAGTTCGCTGACGATCTCGTTCGCTTCCTGCTCATATTGCATGAAGACGAGGTTCCATATCTCGACGAACCGGTCGCCATCCTCTTCCGGGCTACCCGGAGGGCCGCCCCAGATATGGTCGCCATGGTCGTAGAAGATTTCCGAGCAGGGACCGCAGGGGCCGCTGTCGCCCATCGCCCAGAAATTATCCTTGGTCGGGATGCGGATGATGCGCTCTTCGGGCAGGCCGGCGATCTTCTTCCACAGGTCGAACGCCTCGTCGTCCGTGTGATAGACGGTCGCGGTCAGCTTGTCGGCGGGCAGCCCCCATTCCTTGGTCAGCAGGGTCCAGGCATGGGTGATCGCCTGTTCCTTGAAATAGTCGCCGAAGCTGAAATTCCCCAGCATTTCAAAGAAGGTATGATGGCGCGCGGTATAGCCGACATTGTCGAGATCATTATGCTTGCCACCGGCGCGGACCGACTTCTGGCTCGACGTCGCGGTCTTGTAAGGGCGCGTTTCCAGACCCGTAAAGACATTCTTGAACGGCACCATGCCCGCATTCACGAACATCAAAGTCGGGTCGTTGTGCGGCACCAGCGGGGCGGACGGAACGATGGTGTGGCCGTTGGCCCCGAAATAGTCGAGGAAGGAGCGGCGAATGTCGTTGGTCGAGGTCATGCGCGCGATTTAGTGGGAAGCGGCCCGCCGCACAAGCGGGGGATTTGGTCGCGGTGCAACATCACTCTTCAGATTAGTTGTAGCGTGACCTCCACACCATAGTCATGTCGCGCATCGGCGAACATGGTTGCCGCCTGCGCCAAAAAATCGGACATCTCGGCCGGCAGGCGGTCGATATTTCTTATCGTCACACAAAAGGGCGGCTCGACGGCGTTAATGTCACCCAACAGGCTGTCGTATAGCGCGTCTAAATTAAGGCCATGCCAGTCGGGTGCTCCCAGTTTTGGCAACAAGGCCAGATAGAAGTCCAATGGCTTTGTCCAGCCGCACGCATCGAGTTCAATCAACCTCATCTTACCATGTTTATCCGATGGGCTCTTCAATCGACACCGGCGGTTTCGAGAACCATGCCGGTCCCTGCGGGGTCATGTGGAAACAATCCTCCATGCGGACGCCCATCACGCCTGGCAGATAGAGACCCGGTTCGTTGGAAAAGCACATGCCGACGTCCAGCTTCGTGGCTTCGCCATGGACGAGGTTGACCGGCTCATGCCCCTCCATGCCGATGCCGTGGCCGGTGCGGTGGGACAGACCGGGGAGCGCATAGCCGGGGCCGTAGCCCTGTGTTTCGTACCAGCGGCGCACGGCATCATCGACTGATCCCGCCGGGACGCCCAGCCTTGCCGCCTCGATGGCGATCATCTGGCCCTGCGACACGTCGTTCCAGACCTTGCGCTGCTGCGCGGTGGGCGCGGCGCCATGGACGAAGGTACGGCTGATGTCGGACTGATAATCCTCGACCGTGCAGCCGCAGTCCATCAGCACGACCTCGCCCGCGCGCACCGCCTGCGGCTTGCCCGATCCATGCGGATAGGCGGCGGCTTCGCCGAGCAGGATCAGGTTGAATTCGACTTTGCCGCCCAGTTGCTTCGTCGCGGCGCTCATCAGCGCACCGATGTCGGCGGGGGTCATGCCGGGCTTCACCTGCGGGTAGGTCCAGCGATAGGCGGCCATGGTGACGTCGGCGGCAGCCTGCATAAGCGCGATTTCGGCGGCGGTCTTGCGCATACGGATCGCGCGGGTGACGGGGTCTTTCACCAAAGTCGCGGCAGGCAACGCGGCGTGCAGGCCATCGACCGCGAAATAGCGGACGGTTTCCTCGATGCCGATGCGGCCCTTCACCAAACCCTTTGCGGTCAGGAAGTCGGCGATCGGGGCATAGGGACTTTCATGCTCCTGCCAGACGCGCACCTCGGCCGGGATAGCGAGCGATTCGTCGATCGACGGTTTCTCGAAAAAGGGGCAGACGATGAGCGGCGCACCGCTGGCCGGGATAACGGCGGCGGTCAGACGTTCGCTGCGGTGCCAGCGGATGCCGCTATAATAAATGAGGCTGGCACCCGGTTCGATCAACAGCGCGTCGATGCCCGCCGCCTGCATCGCCGTTTGCGCGCGGGCGAGTCGGTCTGCGCGCTCGGCCTTGCCGATCGGGGCGACAGCGCCAGTGAGGGATTTCAGCGCCTCGGTGGCTTTTTCCTGCGCGAAGAGACGCGGGGCGACGAGCGACGTGGCGATCCCGGCGGCGGCATAGCGCAGCAAGGTGCGGCGGTCAGGCGTAGGCATATGCGCCTCCGGTCTTGAGGGCGGCCTGATAGGCGGGTCGGGCGTGCATCTCGTCCAGCCAGCGGATGATGTTAGGGCGCGATTCGCTCAGGCCGCCACGCGCGCGGGACGCCTCCAGCGGGAAGCTCATCATCATGTCGGCGGCGGTGAAGGCGTCACCCGCGAAATAGGGGCGCGACGCCAGTTCGGTTTCGAGCCAGTCGAGATGATCGTCCAGCATCTTCTGCACCGTGGGCCGCGCGGGGCGACCGAGCAGGCCGAGCTTGCCGATGATGAGCAGCGCCAGCAGCGGCGGCATCATCGATCCTTCGGCATAGTGCATATATTGGCGGTAGCGGATCGCGCTTTCCGTATCGGCAGGCGGGCCGAAGCGGTTGCCGGCGCGGGCGACCAGATGCTCCATGATCGCGCCGGTTTCGATCAGGCGATGGCCGTCCACCTCCACCACCGGGGAGCGACCGAGCGCGTGGATGGCGCGCAATTCTGCGGGCGCGCGCATCGTCTTGGCGTCGCGTTCGTAGCGGCGGACTTGATAGGGTTCGCCCAGTTCCTCCAGCAGCCAGAGGATGCGTTGCGACCGGCTGTTGTTCAAATGATGGACGATGATCGTCATGGCGGCTCCCTTGCTGCGCGCCGGTCAGGGCGTAACGCAGCATGGAAGGGTTGCCAAGTTCAAGCCAGGCCCCGTCATCCCCGCGCAGGCGGGAATCCTTCTCCCGACCTCGCGCAGGAGGATGGCTTTGGAGATGGATCCCCGCCTGAGCCGGGATGAACGTGCTTATTTTCAGGCGTCGACCAATGCCCCTTGCGCCTTCTGCTTCGCGCGGAAGGCGTGGAGGAGGGGTTCGGTGTAGCCGCTGGGCTGCTCGACGCCCTCGAACACCAAGGCACGGGCGGCCTGATAGGCGAGGCTCTCCCCTTCCCGGCCGCTCATCGGCTGGTAGAGCGGATCGCCTTCATTCTGGGCGTCGACCTTGGCGGCCATGCGGGCCAGCGCGGCGTCGACCTGATCGGGCGTGCAGATGCCGTGCAGCAGCCAGTTGGCCATATGCTGCGAGGAGATGCGCAAGGTCGCGCGGTCCTCCATCAGGCCGATGTCGTGGATGTCGGGCACCTTGGAGCAGCCGACGCCCTGGTCGACCCAGCGGACGACATAACCCAATATGCCCTGCGCATTGTTGTCCAGTTCCTGCGCGATTTCCTCCTCGGAGAAGTTGCGGCCGACCGCGACCGGGATGGTCAGCAGCTTGTCGAGCGGCGCGACACCCTCCGCCGTGCGCTCCGCCTGACGGGCGAAAACGTCGATGCGGTGATAATGGGTCGCGTGCAGCGTCGCGGCGGTGGGCGAAGGCACCCAGGCGGTGTTGGCGCCGCTCCGGGGGTGGCCGACCTTCTGCTCCAGCATGTCGGCCATGCGATCGGGCGCGGCCCACATGCCCTTGCCGATCTGCGCCCGGCCCGACAGGCCGCAGGCGAGGCCGATCTGGACGTTGCGATCTTCATAGGCGGCGATCCAGTCGCTCGTCTTCATCTCGCCCTTGGGGATCATCGGCCCGGCCTGCATCGACGTGTGCATCTCGTCCCCGGTGCGGTCGAGGAAACCCGTGTTGATGAAGACGATGCGGTCGCGGACGGCATGGATGCAGGCGGCGAGATTGGCCGAGGTGCGGCGTTCTTCGTCCATGACGCCGACCTTGATCGTGTGGCGGGCGAGGCCCAGCATGTCCTCGATCGCGTCGAACAGGCGGTTGGTGAAGGCGGCTTCCTCCGGCCCGTGCATCTTGGGCTTGACGATATAGACGCTGCCCGCGCGGCTGTTGCCGCCGTCGCGCGCCAGATCATGCATGGCGATCAGGCTGGTGACGATGCCGTCCAATATGCCTTCGGGCGCTTCGTCGCCATCGGGCAGACGGATGGCCGGGTTGGTCATCAGATGCCCGACATTGCGGACGAACAACAGGCTGCGGCCCGGCAGGGTGAAGCTGCCGCCGTCCGGCGCGGCGTAGGCGCGGTCGGGGTTGAGGGCGCGGGTCATCATCCTGCCACCCTTCTCGAACGTGTCGGTCAGGTCGCCCTGCATCAGGCCCAGCCAGTTGGCGTAGGCCGCGACCTTGTCCTGCGCATCGACGGCCGCGACCGAGTCTTCAAGGTCACAGATGGCGGTCAGGGCGGATTCGAGGATGACGTCGGCGATGCCCGCCGGGTCGGTCGCACCGATCGGGTGGGTAGGATCGAAGACGACTTCGATATGCAGGCCGTTATGACGGAACAGCTTGCCCTTGGCGCTGGTGCCCACGAACTGCAACGGATCGGCGAGGATGATGTCGTCGCTCGACAGGTCAGCCCAACTGCCGGTCGCCAGCGGGATCGCATCGTCGAGGAAGACCTTGGCCCAGGCGATGACCTGTGCGCCGCGGGCGGCGTCATAACCATTTCCCGCCGCCGCGCCGGGAATGGCGTCGGTGCCGTAGAGCGCGTCATAGAGGCTGCCCCAGCGCGCATTGGCGGCGTTCAGCAGGAAGCGGGCGTTGAGGATGGGGACGACCAGCTGCGGCCCGGCCATGCGGGCGACTTCATCGTCGACATTCTCGCTGCCAATGGTGAAGGGCGCGGGTTCAGGGACGAGATAGCCGATCCCACGCAGGAAGGCCTGATAGGCCTGGCCGTCATGCGGCTGACCCTTGCGCTGTTCGTGCCAGCTGTCGATCTGCGCCTGAAGCGTATCGCGCTTGCGTAGCAGGGCCGCGTTTTCGGGAGCGAAGCGGGCGAAGATGGCGGCGGCGCCGGCCCAGAAGGCGTCGGGCGCGATGCCAGTACCGGGTAGCGCGCGGCTGTCGATGAAATCGGCCAATTGCTCGGCGACCTGGAGGCCGGCTTTGTCGATCATGCGGTCGGTCATCATCTTCTCCTGCACATTTCCTGTTCGTCGTTCCCGCCTGCGCAGGGACGACGATAATGCTGGAAAGTGTTTACGCGATTCCTATTATGTCGTGTAGACGCTATTATGCGAATACAGTCATTCCTATGGTGAACGAATATGATGGATCCCGACCATGAATTGTTCGTGAGCATAGTGGACGAGGGCGGGCTGGCCGCAGCCGGGCGGCGGCTGCATATATCGCCAGCCATGATGTCCAAGCGGCTGGCGCGGCTGGAGGAGCGGCTGGGCGCGAAGCTCGTCCATCGCACCACGCGGCGGCTGGCGCTGACGCCGGCGGGCGAGCGGCTCCATACCGACCTGCGTGGCATATTGGCGGCGCTGGAAGAGGCCGAGCGGCGGGTGTCGGGCGCGTCGGCGGTGGCGAGCGGGCCGCTGCGCATCACGGCGCCGACCTCCTTCGGGCGGATGCATCTCGCCCCCTACCTCCAGCGCTTCATCGACGCGCATCCCAAGGTTGAACTCAGCATCGACCTGTCGGACGATTTCGCCGACCTGATCGAAAGCCGCGCGGACCTCGCCATCCGCATCACCGCCGATCCGGGGCCGGGGCTGACAGCGAAAAGGCTGGCGACCAACCGGCGCATCCTGTGCGCCGCGCCCGCCTATCTGGAGCGGTTCGGCGTGCCGGAGACGATCGCGGACCTGAAGGAGCATCGCCTGCTGGCAGCGGAAGGCCAGATGCCCTGGCGGCTCGTCGGGCCGAAGGGGCCGGTCCCCGTCGAGGGACGCAGCCATGTCCGCACCAACAGCAGCGAACTGGTGCGCGAACTCGCGCTGGCCGGCGGCGGCATCGCGCTGCGATCGCTCTGGGACATCAGCGACGCGCTGGCTCGATGCGCCGTGCGGCAGATATTGCCGGCTTATGAGGGGTCGAGCGATGTAGGCCTGTTCGCGGTGACGCTGCCGCAGGCCAATCCGCCCCGCGCCATCACGGCCTTCGTCGAATTTCTTGTCGGACTATATGCCCCGACGCCACCCTGGGAGCTATCGGCGGTTGCCCTAGCGAAACGCAGTCATTAAGGCGCA
This window encodes:
- the alaS gene encoding alanine--tRNA ligase, encoding MTSTNDIRRSFLDYFGANGHTIVPSAPLVPHNDPTLMFVNAGMVPFKNVFTGLETRPYKTATSSQKSVRAGGKHNDLDNVGYTARHHTFFEMLGNFSFGDYFKEQAITHAWTLLTKEWGLPADKLTATVYHTDDEAFDLWKKIAGLPEERIIRIPTKDNFWAMGDSGPCGPCSEIFYDHGDHIWGGPPGSPEEDGDRFVEIWNLVFMQYEQEANEIVSELPKPSIDTGMGLERIAAVLQGVHDNYDTDTFKALIAESGALSKTATDGEHKASHRVIADHLRSTSFLIADGVLPANEGRGYVLRRIMRRAMRHAHIIGAKDPLMYRLVSSLVSEMGGAYPELVRAQPLIEETLLREETRFRKTLENGLRLLDEATGDLGEGGTLPGETAFKLYDTYGFPYDLTEDALRSRGLTVDRAGFDSAMAEQKAAARAAWKGSGEKASDEIWFDIAEKAGNTEFIGYSSTEGEGEVLAIVKDGVNFDSASAGDTVTIVTNQTPFYGESGGQMGDAGVITSQAGLSAKVEDTSKPLGRLHAHRATIEAGSVKIGDTVHLVVDVERRDRVRANHSATHLMHAALRKELGAHVTQKGSLVAPDRLRFDFSHPEALTPAQIAAIEADVNAQIRHNEEVTTRLMTPDDAIAAGAMALFGEKYGDEVRVLSMGRPGVGGDEQSYSVELCGGTHVRATGDIALFKIVSESAVSSGVRRIEALTGEAARLWLSERDEKLRQTAAALKTTPEDVPARIAALVEQSRKLERDLADAKKALALGGGGSAQAAGPEKVGSIDFLGQVIDGLDPKELRGIVDQNKATLGSGVSAVLAVVEGRATIAVGVTDDLKGQVSAVDLVRAGVEALGGKGGGGRPDMAQGGGPDGDKAQAALDAVKAALASVPA
- a CDS encoding barstar family protein translates to MRLIELDACGWTKPLDFYLALLPKLGAPDWHGLNLDALYDSLLGDINAVEPPFCVTIRNIDRLPAEMSDFLAQAATMFADARHDYGVEVTLQLI
- a CDS encoding Xaa-Pro peptidase family protein produces the protein MPTPDRRTLLRYAAAGIATSLVAPRLFAQEKATEALKSLTGAVAPIGKAERADRLARAQTAMQAAGIDALLIEPGASLIYYSGIRWHRSERLTAAVIPASGAPLIVCPFFEKPSIDESLAIPAEVRVWQEHESPYAPIADFLTAKGLVKGRIGIEETVRYFAVDGLHAALPAATLVKDPVTRAIRMRKTAAEIALMQAAADVTMAAYRWTYPQVKPGMTPADIGALMSAATKQLGGKVEFNLILLGEAAAYPHGSGKPQAVRAGEVVLMDCGCTVEDYQSDISRTFVHGAAPTAQQRKVWNDVSQGQMIAIEAARLGVPAGSVDDAVRRWYETQGYGPGYALPGLSHRTGHGIGMEGHEPVNLVHGEATKLDVGMCFSNEPGLYLPGVMGVRMEDCFHMTPQGPAWFSKPPVSIEEPIG
- a CDS encoding glutathione S-transferase; its protein translation is MTIIVHHLNNSRSQRILWLLEELGEPYQVRRYERDAKTMRAPAELRAIHALGRSPVVEVDGHRLIETGAIMEHLVARAGNRFGPPADTESAIRYRQYMHYAEGSMMPPLLALLIIGKLGLLGRPARPTVQKMLDDHLDWLETELASRPYFAGDAFTAADMMMSFPLEASRARGGLSESRPNIIRWLDEMHARPAYQAALKTGGAYAYA
- a CDS encoding malate synthase G, with translation MTDRMIDKAGLQVAEQLADFIDSRALPGTGIAPDAFWAGAAAIFARFAPENAALLRKRDTLQAQIDSWHEQRKGQPHDGQAYQAFLRGIGYLVPEPAPFTIGSENVDDEVARMAGPQLVVPILNARFLLNAANARWGSLYDALYGTDAIPGAAAGNGYDAARGAQVIAWAKVFLDDAIPLATGSWADLSSDDIILADPLQFVGTSAKGKLFRHNGLHIEVVFDPTHPIGATDPAGIADVILESALTAICDLEDSVAAVDAQDKVAAYANWLGLMQGDLTDTFEKGGRMMTRALNPDRAYAAPDGGSFTLPGRSLLFVRNVGHLMTNPAIRLPDGDEAPEGILDGIVTSLIAMHDLARDGGNSRAGSVYIVKPKMHGPEEAAFTNRLFDAIEDMLGLARHTIKVGVMDEERRTSANLAACIHAVRDRIVFINTGFLDRTGDEMHTSMQAGPMIPKGEMKTSDWIAAYEDRNVQIGLACGLSGRAQIGKGMWAAPDRMADMLEQKVGHPRSGANTAWVPSPTAATLHATHYHRIDVFARQAERTAEGVAPLDKLLTIPVAVGRNFSEEEIAQELDNNAQGILGYVVRWVDQGVGCSKVPDIHDIGLMEDRATLRISSQHMANWLLHGICTPDQVDAALARMAAKVDAQNEGDPLYQPMSGREGESLAYQAARALVFEGVEQPSGYTEPLLHAFRAKQKAQGALVDA
- a CDS encoding LysR family transcriptional regulator, whose product is MMDPDHELFVSIVDEGGLAAAGRRLHISPAMMSKRLARLEERLGAKLVHRTTRRLALTPAGERLHTDLRGILAALEEAERRVSGASAVASGPLRITAPTSFGRMHLAPYLQRFIDAHPKVELSIDLSDDFADLIESRADLAIRITADPGPGLTAKRLATNRRILCAAPAYLERFGVPETIADLKEHRLLAAEGQMPWRLVGPKGPVPVEGRSHVRTNSSELVRELALAGGGIALRSLWDISDALARCAVRQILPAYEGSSDVGLFAVTLPQANPPRAITAFVEFLVGLYAPTPPWELSAVALAKRSH